The Halomicronema hongdechloris C2206 genome includes a window with the following:
- a CDS encoding choice-of-anchor L domain-containing protein, whose amino-acid sequence MSEFARPIWATAATTITALVIGTPAHAFTITQNDTGADLLDALLGTELTGLSNFNVSLSGNDYAFGLFEDDPFGLGSGVVLSTGQVVDIPGTNTADDLFSDGVDLTTPEDQTAVNQGELFDIATLEIRFQADTTVNQLFFQYVFGSEEFLEFSGSQFNDFFTLELNGTNLARLNDSVGSTNLVNINNLTASPTGPFSSDFVNNPAGPGTVTKLDGFTKPLTFAGDVIKGTTNTLEITIADVSDDILDAAVFIQGGSLAVEPPSADPPPPESPPVEPPPPKEPLPEEPPPPVEPPLEPPSETPDPKAVPEPLGVLGLMTAALVAVRTLKRT is encoded by the coding sequence ATGTCAGAGTTCGCTCGGCCTATATGGGCAACGGCCGCCACCACTATCACTGCTCTCGTCATCGGGACTCCAGCCCATGCCTTTACAATCACCCAGAACGACACTGGCGCTGATTTGCTCGATGCCCTTCTCGGCACCGAACTCACCGGACTGAGTAATTTTAATGTCAGCCTCAGCGGTAACGACTATGCCTTCGGCCTGTTTGAGGATGATCCCTTTGGCTTAGGCTCAGGCGTTGTCCTCAGCACAGGCCAGGTGGTCGACATTCCCGGCACCAATACGGCTGATGATTTATTCTCGGATGGGGTTGATCTCACTACTCCAGAGGATCAGACGGCGGTGAATCAGGGGGAATTATTTGATATTGCCACCTTAGAGATCCGTTTTCAGGCTGACACCACCGTTAATCAACTGTTCTTCCAATATGTTTTTGGGTCCGAAGAATTCTTAGAATTCTCAGGCTCTCAATTCAATGACTTCTTTACCCTAGAGCTGAATGGCACCAACCTGGCCCGGTTGAATGACTCGGTGGGAAGCACTAATTTGGTCAATATCAATAACCTGACGGCTAGTCCCACGGGTCCCTTCAGTAGTGACTTCGTGAATAATCCAGCGGGTCCGGGTACGGTGACAAAACTAGATGGGTTTACTAAACCGCTGACGTTCGCGGGGGATGTGATTAAGGGGACTACTAATACTCTGGAGATCACTATTGCGGATGTGTCGGATGACATCCTCGATGCAGCCGTCTTTATTCAGGGGGGCTCTTTGGCCGTTGAGCCACCCTCTGCAGACCCACCACCGCCAGAATCCCCGCCAGTGGAACCGCCCCCGCCAAAAGAACCCCTGCCAGAAGAGCCCCCACCCCCAGTGGAACCGCCGCTAGAACCACCATCTGAAACTCCTGACCCTAAAGCCGTGCCAGAACCGCTCGGTGTCCTCGGATTAATGACGGCTGCTCTAGTAGCTGTGCGAACATTGAAGCGAACTTAG
- a CDS encoding phosphoribulokinase has translation MTSKPDRVVLIGVAGDSGCGKSTFLRRLADLFGAEFMTVICLDDYHSLDRKQRKAAGVTALNPKANNFDLMYEQIKALKEGNSIDKPIYNHETGDIDPPERIDPNRIVVIEGLHPLYDERVRGLIDFSVYLDIHDDVKIAWKVQRDMAERGHGYEDVLASINARRPDFEAYVDIQKQYANVVIQILPTQLIPDDKDRKILRVRLLQREGIDGFNPVYLFDEGSTIDWIPCGRKLTCSYPGIRLHYGPDSYYGHDVSVLEVDGQFERLEELIYVENHLSNTATRYYGEMTELLLKHREYPGSKNGSGLFQVLVGLKMRATYERLTAQRPQVAAKA, from the coding sequence ATGACCAGTAAGCCAGATCGCGTGGTTCTGATTGGCGTCGCCGGAGATTCAGGGTGCGGTAAATCGACTTTTCTACGTCGGTTGGCCGACTTATTTGGCGCGGAGTTCATGACCGTCATCTGCCTGGATGACTATCATAGCCTCGACCGCAAGCAACGTAAAGCGGCCGGGGTTACCGCCTTAAACCCAAAAGCCAATAACTTTGATCTGATGTACGAGCAGATCAAAGCCCTGAAAGAAGGCAATTCCATCGATAAGCCTATCTACAACCACGAGACTGGCGACATCGATCCGCCAGAGCGCATTGATCCTAATCGGATTGTGGTCATCGAAGGATTGCATCCCCTCTACGACGAGCGAGTCCGCGGGCTCATTGACTTCAGCGTCTATCTTGACATCCATGATGATGTGAAGATTGCCTGGAAAGTTCAACGGGACATGGCCGAACGGGGCCACGGCTATGAAGATGTACTGGCGTCCATTAACGCCCGTCGGCCAGACTTCGAAGCATACGTCGACATTCAGAAACAGTATGCTAATGTGGTTATTCAGATTCTACCTACTCAGCTCATTCCTGACGACAAAGACCGCAAGATTTTGCGAGTAAGATTGCTGCAGCGGGAAGGCATAGATGGTTTCAATCCGGTCTACCTCTTCGATGAAGGATCAACCATCGACTGGATTCCCTGCGGCCGTAAGCTAACCTGCTCGTACCCTGGCATTCGCCTACACTACGGTCCCGACAGTTACTACGGTCACGATGTGTCGGTCCTCGAAGTCGATGGTCAATTTGAACGCCTAGAAGAACTCATCTACGTAGAAAACCATCTCAGCAATACCGCTACCCGGTACTACGGTGAAATGACTGAATTGTTATTAAAACATCGGGAATATCCTGGCTCTAAAAACGGTAGTGGTCTCTTCCAGGTATTAGTCGGGCTAAAGATGCGAGCCACCTACGAACGCTTAACCGCCCAACGGCCTCAAGTGGCTGCAAAGGCATAG
- the petH gene encoding ferredoxin--NADP reductase, whose amino-acid sequence MYNPSVSGGSANTLAGSRLFVYEVEGLCQNSETDQANYPIRQSGSTYITVPYSRMNQEMQRITRLGGRILSIRPVESSVNGSAQVTAESQAASKSSKSMTQAQPEAKKKKSDIPVNIYKPKQPFMAKVIANDPLVREGGIGIVQHIILDLTGSEYRYLEGQSAGIIPEGTDEKGKPHKLRLYSIASTRHGDLMDDKTVSLCVRQLEYNHPETGEKVYGVCSSYLCGLEKGAEVQVTGPVGKEMLLPDDEDATIIMMATGTGIAPFRAYLQRMFDEKERQANPDYQFRGFAWLIFGIPVTPNILYKEELESVQAQYPDNFRLTYALSREQKNAEGGKMYIQNRVAEQADELWKLIQEPKTHTYICGLKGMEDGIDAALAAAAEKNGVNWEEFRKQMKKDGRWHVETY is encoded by the coding sequence ATGTACAATCCAAGCGTAAGTGGCGGTAGTGCGAACACTTTAGCCGGGAGCCGCCTGTTTGTCTACGAAGTAGAAGGCCTATGCCAAAACTCGGAGACAGACCAGGCTAATTACCCGATTCGCCAGAGTGGTAGTACTTACATCACGGTTCCCTATAGCCGGATGAATCAAGAGATGCAACGGATCACCCGCCTGGGAGGTCGAATCCTGAGCATTCGTCCGGTCGAGAGTTCAGTGAATGGCAGCGCTCAGGTTACGGCTGAATCGCAAGCAGCAAGTAAGAGCAGCAAGTCCATGACTCAAGCACAGCCAGAGGCGAAAAAAAAGAAGAGCGATATTCCAGTCAATATCTACAAGCCGAAGCAGCCGTTTATGGCCAAGGTGATCGCCAATGACCCCTTGGTTCGAGAAGGCGGTATCGGCATTGTCCAGCACATTATCCTCGATCTAACCGGGAGCGAGTATCGCTACTTAGAAGGCCAAAGCGCCGGCATTATTCCTGAGGGCACCGATGAAAAAGGTAAGCCCCATAAACTGCGTCTCTACTCCATCGCCTCCACCCGCCACGGCGACTTGATGGACGACAAGACTGTATCTCTCTGCGTCCGCCAGCTAGAGTACAACCATCCAGAAACCGGCGAAAAAGTCTACGGTGTCTGCTCGTCTTACCTCTGTGGGTTAGAAAAAGGAGCCGAAGTCCAAGTTACCGGTCCTGTGGGCAAAGAAATGCTCCTGCCCGACGATGAAGATGCCACCATTATCATGATGGCTACCGGCACCGGCATTGCTCCCTTCCGGGCCTATCTCCAGCGAATGTTCGACGAAAAAGAGCGCCAGGCCAACCCCGACTACCAATTCCGAGGCTTTGCCTGGCTGATCTTCGGCATTCCAGTCACCCCCAACATTCTCTACAAAGAAGAATTGGAGTCGGTACAAGCCCAGTATCCCGATAACTTCCGCCTCACCTATGCCCTCAGCCGGGAGCAGAAGAATGCAGAAGGCGGCAAAATGTACATCCAAAACCGAGTGGCTGAGCAAGCCGATGAATTGTGGAAGCTGATTCAAGAGCCCAAGACCCACACCTATATCTGCGGCCTCAAAGGCATGGAAGATGGCATCGACGCCGCCCTGGCAGCTGCCGCTGAGAAGAATGGCGTCAATTGGGAGGAATTCCGCAAGCAGATGAAGAAAGACGGGCGTTGGCACGTAGAAACCTACTAA
- a CDS encoding homoserine dehydrogenase: protein MVVKVGLLGLGTVGTGTARILLDPLERHPLIQTVAIARVGVRSLDKPRQVTLPDEILTTDLDSIVTDESIQIVVELIGGLEPARSLILKAIAQGKHVVTANKAVIARYGDEIFTAANAAGVYVMLEAAVGGGIPVIQPLKQALGVNRIHAVTGIVNGTTNYILTRMQQEGGDFEPILADAQRLGYAEADPTADVDGLDGADKIAILASLAFGGRIKLSEVYCEGIRRVTAADIAYANRLGFVIKLLAIARRDVCPISNQHLDQLQVRVHPTLVPQGHPLASVNDVFNAILVEGDPIGQVMFFGPGAGSGPTASAVVSDILNVAATLHSNQGPTSVSTAPNPLLACIHQHYCQISPMATIVSRFYVRLLAKDAPGVIGKLGTCFGRHRVSLESVVQIGLQEDCAEIVIVSHEVKEADFQAALTEIGGYGEIKSVASVLRVL from the coding sequence TTGGTAGTTAAGGTTGGGTTACTCGGACTGGGCACCGTTGGCACCGGGACAGCAAGGATTCTGCTAGATCCGCTAGAGCGTCATCCGTTGATTCAGACAGTGGCTATTGCTCGGGTAGGAGTACGGTCTCTGGATAAGCCCCGCCAGGTTACCCTTCCCGACGAAATCCTGACGACCGATCTGGATAGCATCGTCACGGATGAGTCAATCCAGATTGTGGTGGAGCTAATCGGGGGGCTAGAACCAGCTCGGTCGCTAATCCTCAAAGCCATCGCCCAGGGCAAACATGTGGTGACGGCCAACAAGGCCGTGATTGCCCGCTACGGGGATGAGATCTTCACCGCCGCCAATGCAGCTGGGGTTTATGTCATGCTAGAGGCTGCCGTCGGCGGCGGCATTCCCGTGATTCAGCCCCTGAAGCAAGCCCTAGGCGTCAACCGTATTCACGCCGTCACCGGCATCGTCAATGGCACCACCAACTACATCCTGACGCGGATGCAGCAGGAGGGCGGAGACTTTGAGCCGATCCTGGCCGATGCCCAACGGTTGGGTTATGCCGAAGCCGATCCCACCGCTGACGTGGATGGGCTAGATGGGGCCGATAAAATCGCCATTTTGGCCTCCTTGGCCTTTGGGGGACGTATCAAGCTGTCTGAGGTCTATTGCGAAGGGATTCGTCGCGTCACTGCTGCCGATATTGCCTACGCCAACCGACTCGGGTTTGTCATCAAGCTACTGGCCATTGCTCGTCGTGATGTCTGCCCCATTTCCAACCAGCACCTGGATCAGCTGCAAGTGCGAGTGCATCCCACTCTAGTTCCTCAGGGCCATCCTTTGGCCAGCGTCAATGATGTCTTTAACGCCATCCTGGTGGAGGGAGACCCCATCGGACAAGTGATGTTCTTTGGCCCTGGTGCCGGTTCAGGCCCCACCGCCAGTGCCGTCGTATCCGACATCTTGAACGTGGCGGCAACTCTGCACTCTAACCAGGGGCCGACGTCTGTTTCCACTGCCCCTAATCCACTGCTGGCCTGTATCCACCAACACTATTGCCAAATTAGTCCCATGGCCACCATCGTCAGCCGCTTCTATGTGCGCTTGCTGGCCAAAGATGCTCCCGGGGTGATTGGCAAATTGGGCACCTGTTTTGGCCGCCATCGGGTCAGCCTAGAGTCGGTTGTGCAAATTGGCTTACAAGAGGACTGTGCTGAGATTGTGATTGTCAGCCACGAGGTCAAGGAAGCTGACTTTCAGGCGGCCCTGACTGAAATTGGCGGCTACGGAGAAATTAAGAGCGTTGCCAGCGTCCTGCGGGTGCTGTAA
- a CDS encoding M23 family metallopeptidase, with translation MGIRWGNAVYGILALFAGGWIVAELSAHMPRLEAAATQSANSPQPLAQPWQGGSFPVENFSRYTSPFGYRTDPYSGQARFHYGLDIATPMGSYVRSWWQGTVARVSEDTACGTSVVVRSGDWVHVYCHLQGYVVVETDGDRVLVDRRGGIQLQQGRRVKAGTRIGRVGMTGRTTGPHLHWGLKYQGTWVDPAQVLQAMYANQRL, from the coding sequence ATGGGAATTCGGTGGGGCAATGCTGTTTATGGGATATTGGCCCTCTTCGCCGGGGGATGGATTGTGGCTGAACTGTCGGCCCACATGCCGCGGCTGGAGGCGGCAGCAACTCAATCGGCCAACTCGCCTCAACCCCTGGCGCAGCCTTGGCAGGGAGGCTCATTTCCGGTGGAGAATTTCTCTCGTTATACGTCGCCTTTTGGCTATCGTACCGATCCCTACAGTGGCCAAGCTCGGTTCCACTATGGTCTCGATATTGCCACCCCCATGGGCAGCTATGTGCGTAGCTGGTGGCAGGGAACCGTGGCTCGAGTCTCAGAGGATACGGCCTGCGGCACGTCGGTGGTGGTGCGCTCCGGGGATTGGGTGCATGTCTACTGTCATTTGCAGGGCTATGTGGTGGTGGAGACCGATGGCGACCGGGTGCTGGTGGATCGTCGGGGGGGTATACAGCTGCAGCAAGGGCGGCGGGTGAAGGCCGGTACTCGGATTGGTCGTGTGGGTATGACTGGACGCACCACTGGCCCTCATTTGCACTGGGGCTTGAAATATCAGGGAACCTGGGTTGATCCGGCTCAGGTGTTGCAGGCGATGTATGCCAACCAGCGACTGTAG
- the ahcY gene encoding adenosylhomocysteinase, whose protein sequence is MTTTATQLKHDVRDLALATQGRQRIEWAGREMPVLRQIQERFAQTKPLAGVRLTACCHVTTETAHLAIALKNGGADALLIASNPLSTQDDVAASLVADYGVPVFAMKGEDNATYLRHVQTALDHRPNIIIDDGSDVVATLVKERQHQLSDIIGTTEETTTGIVRLKAMFNDGVLSFPAMNVNDADTKHFFDNRYGTGQSTLDGIIRATNVLLAGKTVVVAGYGWCGKGVALRARGMGANVIVTEINPVRAIEAVMDGFRVMPMAEAAPLGNLFVTVTGNKHVIRKEHFEVMKDGAMVCNSGHFDIEIDLKALKQMATEVKQVRDFTEQYCLSSGKSVIVLGEGRLVNLAAAEGHPSAVMDMSFANQALACEYLVTQRGSLTPGLHSVPEEVDQEIARLKLKALGLTVDSLTPEQEIYINSWTVGTE, encoded by the coding sequence AGTGCTGCGGCAGATCCAAGAGCGCTTCGCTCAAACCAAGCCACTGGCTGGCGTGCGCCTGACAGCCTGCTGCCATGTCACCACTGAAACCGCTCATCTGGCCATTGCCCTCAAGAATGGTGGGGCCGATGCCCTGCTAATTGCCAGCAATCCCCTATCCACCCAGGATGACGTGGCAGCCAGTCTAGTGGCTGATTACGGCGTGCCGGTGTTTGCCATGAAGGGCGAAGACAATGCCACCTACCTGCGCCATGTGCAAACGGCGCTAGATCACCGTCCCAATATCATCATCGATGACGGTAGTGATGTAGTGGCCACCCTGGTTAAAGAGCGGCAGCACCAATTGTCTGACATCATTGGCACTACCGAAGAAACCACCACAGGCATCGTGCGACTCAAGGCGATGTTTAACGACGGGGTCCTCAGCTTCCCGGCGATGAATGTCAACGATGCCGATACGAAGCACTTCTTCGACAATCGCTACGGCACCGGGCAATCCACCCTGGATGGCATTATCCGAGCCACCAATGTTCTGCTAGCAGGGAAGACGGTGGTCGTGGCTGGCTACGGCTGGTGTGGTAAGGGCGTCGCCCTACGCGCCCGGGGCATGGGAGCCAATGTCATTGTCACTGAAATCAATCCAGTTCGGGCCATCGAGGCCGTCATGGACGGCTTCCGGGTAATGCCCATGGCCGAAGCTGCCCCTCTGGGGAACCTCTTCGTTACGGTTACCGGCAACAAGCATGTGATCCGTAAAGAGCATTTCGAGGTGATGAAAGACGGCGCCATGGTCTGCAACTCGGGTCACTTTGACATCGAGATCGACCTGAAGGCGCTGAAGCAGATGGCTACGGAAGTAAAGCAAGTACGTGACTTTACCGAACAATACTGCCTCTCCAGTGGTAAGTCGGTGATTGTGCTAGGGGAAGGCCGCCTAGTGAATCTGGCCGCCGCGGAAGGCCATCCCAGTGCGGTGATGGACATGAGCTTTGCCAACCAGGCCTTGGCTTGTGAGTATCTGGTGACTCAACGAGGCTCGTTGACACCAGGGCTACACTCGGTTCCAGAAGAGGTGGATCAGGAAATCGCTCGCCTGAAGCTTAAGGCCCTGGGGCTAACAGTCGATTCCTTAACACCAGAGCAGGAAATTTACATCAATTCCTGGACCGTTGGTACGGAATAA